From the Oxalobacter vibrioformis genome, the window AGACATCCTCGTCGGTGATGTCGTCACCGGCATAGAGCACCGATGGGGCCTGGCTGATGGTCATGAGTTCATTCAAGGCAATCCCCTTGTTTGGCGCATCCGGCGGCACTAGGCTGACCATGTATTTTCCCGGCACGATGAGTGCGTCCGGCGCGGCTTTTTTCAGGAAGGGCAACAGGGCTTTTCCGGTTTTGTCCGGATCGGCTGCGTGGCGGTAATGGACCGCTAACGAGTAGGTCTTGTTTTCGATGTCGATACCGCTGTCATTGCCGGACCAGCCGGGCAGGGTCTCGCGCAGGGTGCTGTCCCATCTGGCGCAGAGATCGCGGTACATGCTGCTGTATTTTTCCCAGCCGGGAATGCCTTCCAGCCCGTGGTTTCCGATGAGATAGGCCGGGGTGAAGGTCAGGCGCGGCGTGATGTCATCAATGGCGCGGCCGGTGAGGATGGCGACCGGGGTGAGCTGCGTCAGGGTCGCCATGCGCTTCCCGATGGCGTCAGGCAAACGGGCATCATCAGGTTGGCTGACGATGGGGGCCAGGGTGCCGTCAAAGTCAAAGGCGCACAGGACGCCTTTTTTAATGATTTTGTCAAGTTGTTCTTTTCCTTTTTGTGAAAAGATCGAGTTCATAGGGGGTATCCTCGATGGCGGTATTTTCTGCTGTAGGAGTAGATGCGCTGCTGGACGCGCTCGCGGTTTCTCAGGCGGGCGGCATCGGCCAGCATCCGGCCAGCCCAGCGGTAGACATTGTATTCCTTGATCTGGGTGCGCATGGCTTTCATGCGGTCGCGCTGTTCCGCTTCGGGCATGATGAGGGCACGGTACAGGGCCTGGGCACTCATTTCGATATTGTACGGATTGACGATCAGGGCTTCGTGCAGCTCACGCGCAGCCCCGGTAAACTGGGAAAGAATCAGTACGCCGTGGTCGTCGCTGCGCTCGGCAATGAATTCTTTTGCCACCAGGTTCATGCCGTCATGCAGGCTGGTAACGAGGCAGGTGTCGGCCGCCCGGTAAATGCGGCGCACATCATCATTGGTGTGATGTTCTATTCTGAGGATGATAGGGGTGTAGCTGTTGTTGCCGTATTTTTCATTGATCCGGTTGGCCAGCTCAAGCACACGGCTCTCGAAAAACTGGTATTCATCCAGCGATGAGCGGCTGGGCGCTGCAATCTGGAGCAGGGTGAAGTGGCCGATCATATCAGGATGCAGCTCCAGCATGCGTTCAATGGCTTCAAAACGCTCGATGATGCCTTTGGTGTAATCCAGCCTGTCCACCCCCACGCCGAGCAGGATATTGTCTGCAATGCCGAATTGCTCCCGCACGCTGTGACGCGCTTCAGGGATGGACGGCTCGGCGGCTTCTTCTGCCGGGTCGGGCCAGGCAATGGAGATGGGATACGGCCTGATCTGGGTCAGCTTGCTGTTGTACGAGATGGTCGAGTCTTCATGTTCAATCCGGGTTTCCAGGTAACGGTCGACTGTCTCGATGAAATTCTTGCAGTGGTACGGCGTGTGAAAGCCCAGGATCGTGCTGCCTAAAAGGCCTTCGAGGATTTCCTCACGCCAGGGACAGATGCCGAAGGACTCCGGGTTGGGCCAGGGGATATGCCAGAAGGTGATGATGGTTGCCTTGGGCAGGACTTCGCTGACCATGCGGGGCAACAGCGCAAAATGGTAATCCTGCACCAGGATGACCGGGTTGTCCGTGCGCGCTTCCTTTATGACGGCATTGGCAAAGCGCTGGTTGACTTCAACATACTGCTCCCAGTCA encodes:
- the otsB gene encoding trehalose-phosphatase; this translates as MNSIFSQKGKEQLDKIIKKGVLCAFDFDGTLAPIVSQPDDARLPDAIGKRMATLTQLTPVAILTGRAIDDITPRLTFTPAYLIGNHGLEGIPGWEKYSSMYRDLCARWDSTLRETLPGWSGNDSGIDIENKTYSLAVHYRHAADPDKTGKALLPFLKKAAPDALIVPGKYMVSLVPPDAPNKGIALNELMTISQAPSVLYAGDDITDEDVFKLKRKDLVSIHVEKSPASAAPWYIETHEDMIKLLDDLINRLQSFKATRTG
- a CDS encoding alpha,alpha-trehalose-phosphate synthase (UDP-forming) — protein: MNIRFSRQSLRFILPLLVVLGIFALAAWPLVDSLTQRWFVRDVEARSQLLANTLEKPLAEFIPLNEKARIGQLLDSAIRDERLFGIAICDPSNKIRYKTSFYLDSLGCQPLKKHSESGVTASLLDLPQGPVHITEHLIESNEDDTLIGKLILVQDMSFMQNRSASTKMWIIATFILLGAIISAITVVIAHLTWRSWNKSMKQMIRGELRENPDEPPPPEFEHILGEIRALMRDVSMEQREIEGLPQIWNPDRLRSLLHDELSGDEILVVSNREPYIHNQAGDKINVLRPASGLVTAVEPVMRACSGTWIAHGAGSADRQTVDAEDHVRVPPENPSYTLRRVWLTEEEEQGYYYGFANEGLWPLCHIAHVRPIFRASDWEQYVEVNQRFANAVIKEARTDNPVILVQDYHFALLPRMVSEVLPKATIITFWHIPWPNPESFGICPWREEILEGLLGSTILGFHTPYHCKNFIETVDRYLETRIEHEDSTISYNSKLTQIRPYPISIAWPDPAEEAAEPSIPEARHSVREQFGIADNILLGVGVDRLDYTKGIIERFEAIERMLELHPDMIGHFTLLQIAAPSRSSLDEYQFFESRVLELANRINEKYGNNSYTPIILRIEHHTNDDVRRIYRAADTCLVTSLHDGMNLVAKEFIAERSDDHGVLILSQFTGAARELHEALIVNPYNIEMSAQALYRALIMPEAEQRDRMKAMRTQIKEYNVYRWAGRMLADAARLRNRERVQQRIYSYSRKYRHRGYPL